From the genome of Streptacidiphilus sp. PB12-B1b:
GAAACCCATGTGGACAGCCGGAATAGCCTGGGACGGCGCCGGGTACCAGATCGCCTGCCTGCACGCCGACGGCCGGGCCGTCCCGGCGTCGCGCTTCCGGGCCAACGACATCACGGGCATGGTCGCCCACCTGCACGCCGTCTGCGGTACCGGGGTGACCTGCGTGGTCGACAGCACCAACGGGCTGCTCGACGGCCCGCTGCGCGACGCCGGCCTGCGGGTGCTGCGCGCGGACCCGTGGGAGCTGCCCGCGCGTCCGGCCGGCGGCTCGGTGCCCGCGCACCTGCTGGCCCGACGCGGAGCCGCCGCCGAGGGGCGGCTGGCCGAGACGGACACCCGGTCCGGCTCGCTCAAGGGCCGTGACCTGGACGACATGTACCGCACCAGCGCGACGATCGCCGAGGCCCTGGCCCGTGAGGGACGCTGCCTGAAGCGCGGCCCGGCCCACCTGCGCCAGGTCGCGCTCACCTTCGACGACGGACCCGGCGGGGCCGACACCGGGCGCATCCTCGACGTACTGCGCGACTACGGCGTTCCGGCGACCTTCTTCTGCGTCGGTCTGCACGCCCAGGCCGAGCCCGCCACCGTGGCCCGCATCGCCGACGAGGGCCACGCCATCGGCAACCACACCTGGTCGCACCCCTTCCTGCCGGACCTGACGCGGGACGAGGTGCTGTTCCAACTCGACGCCACCGCACGGGCGATCGCCGACGTCACCGGGCAACAGCCCACCCTGGTACGGCCGCCCTACGGCGCGCAGACCCCGGACTCCATGGCATGGGTGGCGGACCACGGGCTGACCACCGTCCTGTGGGGCCAGGACACCAACGACTGGTCGCAGCCGGGTGCCGAGGCGATCCGGGCCAATGCGCTGACCGGGATCGGCAACGGCTCGGTGGTGCTGATGCACGACGCCGGTGGCGACCGATCGCAGACCGTCGCCGCCCTGCCCGGCGTCATCGAAGCCCTCCTGGCTGATGGCTACAGCCTGGTGACGGTTGATCAGATGCTGACGGGCGGGGCCTGAGAATCAGGGAGTGGTGAATTCAGGGAGTGGTGAAGGTGTAGCCGGCGGCGAGCAGCCGGGGGAGCCAGATCCTCATCGCGGCGACCGTCTGCGAGCGGTCGCCGCCGCCGTCGTGGTCCAGGATGATCGAACCGGTGTGGGTGTGACTCATGACGCTGCGCACGATGCTCGACACGCCGGGCCGGGCCCAGTCGCGCGGATCGACGGACCAGTCCAGCGGACGCAGACCGGCACTGGCCGCGGCCTCGAAGACGGTGTGGTTCCACGCGCCGTAGGGCGCACGGTACATGGTCGCGGTGATGCCGACGTCCGCCATGGCCTGGTTGGTGCGGTCGATCTCGTCGGTGACCGCCTTCAGGCTCAACTTGGTCTGGTCCGCGTGGTCCCAGGTGTGGTTGGTGATGCGGTGCCCGGCCGCGGCCACCTCCTTGACGATACCGGCGTACTGGGCTATCTGCTGGCCCAGCATGCAGAAGGTCGCGGTTATCCGGTGCTCGCGGAGAATCTCCAGGATCTGCGCGGTGTACTGGCTCGGTCCGTCGTCCAAGGTGAGGGCGATGACTTTCGGTCCGGCGTCCACGTAGTACTGCGGTTTGCTCTGCACCGGGATCGGAGCGCGGTGCGGCACCGGCTTCGACGGGCGCGGGGTGGGCACCTTCGCACCGGCCGACGGCGCAGGGGGCGCCGAAGGAGACGAGGGGGAGGAGCGGACGACGGCGATCGGGGCGGTGGAGGCACCCGCCTTCACCGCCGTGCCGCCGCCTCCACACCCGCTGAGCAGGGTCACTCCGGCAACGGACAGCATGACCCGCCGGGACACCTGCCCCCCGGTCAGCCCCGCGCCGCCGCCCGGGTCGGCCAGCACGTCCGCGTACGCGCGGTCCGCCTCGGCGAGTTCGGCGCTGCGTCGGGTCCGTCCGCCGCCCATCCTGATTTCTGCCATGTCGCTGTACCAGTATCCGTCTCACCGCCCGAGGCCCGGGGCGTGTGCCGATATCGCTCAGATGTGCCAGTCATCTGATCGGTAGGACGTTGCCGCGGGTGGGTTGGTTGGCGGACGTACAGGAAACTTTGAGAAAGCAGCCGAACGGCGGGGGTGGGCCGTTCAGTACGGCTGCCGGGGTGCGTCCGGGCGGCGAGAACGGCGATGTCGTCCTCCGGTTCCTCGGTGACCAGCTGGGACACGAGCGCGTCCAGCAGCGTCTCCAGGTCCTCGGTGACGGACAGCTGCGTGCGCGCCAGACGGGCCAGGGAGGCGTCGATGTCCTCGCCGCGCCGCTCCACCAGGCCGTCGGTGTACATCAGCAGCACCTCGCCCGGGTTGAAGGAGCGGGTCACCGACTCGTACCCCACCGAACCCGGTGCCCAGCGGCGGCCCGACCGGGAACTCCAGGAGCTCGCCGACGCCGTCGGCGGTGAAGACGGCGGGCGGCAGGTGCCCGGCGGCGGCGAAGGTGCAGCGGCCGCGTGCCGGATCCAGCAGCGCCAGCAGGCATGTGGCCGGGCGTCCGGTGTCGGCCTGCGTGATCAGCCTGTCCACCTGGCGCAGGATGCGGTGCGGGGGCAGGTCGGTGCCGGCCGGTGGAACAGCGTGGTGGCCGACGCGGCTTCACCCGCCCCATGCGCTGGCCCGCAGTGGTGGAGACATTGGCCGGACAGGGCGTGCGGAGGATCAGTATCGTCGGTCGGGACCGACTGCTGCGCCGACCCAAGTGCACAGTCGAGAACCTCGCCGCGACCACGATCGAACCGGAGTCGGCTCTGAAGCCCAGAAGCTGACGCACCGGTACCGGAAGGCCAGACCACGTGACGAACAGCAGCACCAGCGGACCTTGCGGCGCCCTCCTCGCCACCAGCGACCTGCACATCAGCTACCCGGAGAACCGCGACATCGTCCGGGAGCTGCGGCCCCGGACCCCGCAGGACTGGCTGATCGTCGCCGGCGACATCGGCGAGGTCGTCGAGGAGATCGAGTGGACGCTCGGCCTGCTCAGCGAGCGCTTCGCCGCCGTCGTCTGGGCGCCGGGCAACCACGAGCTGTGGACCCACCCCTCGGACCGGGTGACGCTGCGCGGCGTCGAGCGCTACCAGCACCTGGTGCAGATATGCCGCCGGCTCGGCGTGCACACCCCCGAGGACCCGTACCCGCTCTGGCCCGGCCCCGACGGCCCGGTGCGGATCGCCCCGCTGTTCATCGGCTACGACTACACCTTCCGACCGGCCGGCACCGCCACCAAGGAGGAGGCCCTGGCCCGCGCCCACGAGACCGGCGTGGTCTGCTCCGACGAGTACCTGCTGCACCCCGACCCCTACCCGAGCCGCGAGGCGTGGTGCGCCGCCCGGGTGGCCGCGACCGAACAGCGCCTCGCCGCCTGCGATCCGGCCGTGCCGACCGTGCTGGCCAACCACTACCCGCTGGTGCGCCAGCCCACCGACGTCCTGTACTACCCCGAGTTCGCGCAGTGGTGCGGCACCACGGCCACCGCCGACTGGCACACCCGGTTCAACGTGGCCGCCGTCGTCTACGGCCACCTGCACATCCCCCGGGTCACCCACTACGACGGCGTCCGCTTCGAGGAGGTCTCGGTGGGCTACCCGCGCGAGTGGCGCCGCCGGGGCGACCGGGCGCCGTCCGGACTGCGCCAGATCCTGCCCGAGGCGACCACCCGTTGATCGAAGACATCCTTCCCGACGCGGTCGTGTCGGCCGAGAGCCGCGCGCAGCACGAACCGCCCGCACCGCCGACCAGGGCGCCCCGGACGCCGCAACGGACGCCGCAACGGACGCCGCCACCGAAACCGACGCCGCCACCAAGACCGCTCGCGCGCCCGGTCAGCGCCGCGCGGAGCCGGCCCGGCGCTCCTGATCGGCCGCGCCCGGAGCCCCGGAGCCCCGGAGCTCCGGAGCCCCCGGCGCGGCGCCCCGCTCCGCTCAGGCCGCTGCCGCCGCCGGTGCTGCCGAGGCCGCCCGGGTCGGCGGCGGGGTGAGCCTGGACGCGGTCACCTGGCAGACCACGACCGCCACGATCACCAGCGGCATCACCGTCACCCCGTCCGATCCCAGCAGCAGCGTGGCCAGCAGCACGGCCGTCATCGGCAGCCGCAGCAGGGCGACCGACAGCGCTCCCATGCCCATGGCCGCCCCGGCGATGACCGGCAGCCCGGGCAGGTGGGCGAGCAGGATGCCGCCGGTCGCGCCCAGGAACAGCGCCGGGAAGATGGGGCCGCCCCGGAAGGCCGCCAGCGAGGCCGCGTAGCCGAGCCACTTGCAGGCGAGCAGCAGCGCCAGCGCCCCGACCGTGTAGTCCGCCTGGTGCAGCAGCAGGTGCGGCAGGGCGCTCTGGCCGGAGAACAGCACCTCGGACGAAGACATCCCGCTGCCCTCGGCGTACGCGATGGCGAGCCCGGCCACGGCCAGCCCCGCGAGCGGCGTCAGCAGCAGCCGTCGGCGGTTCACCCGGGGCTGGACGAGCAGCGCCAGCCGCCGTACGCCGGTGCCGACGAACGCCGCGGCCACCCCGATGACCAGCGCCCAGCCGAACTGCGCCACATTGGGGTGGCCGATCTCGGGCAGCTTCGGGATGGACAGGGTGCCCGCCCCGAGCCCGGTCCAGGAGCCGAGGCCGATGAAGACCAGGTCGCCGAGCCCGGCCGCCAGCAGCCCCGGCAGCAGCACGATCCCGAGCGTCGCGCCGCCCAGTCCGGACGCCTCCATCAGCAGGAAGGCGCCGATCAGCGGCGAGCCGAGCAGGGCGCTGACGGCGGCGAAGCTGCCTGCCGCCCCGACCACCGCCTGCACCTTGGCGTCGGTGCCCGGCCGGATCAGGCGTACGGCGTACACGGCCAGACCGCCGCCCAGCGCGATCAGCGGGGCCTCGGGCCCGATCACCGCGCCGAGGCAGAGCGAGGCCAGGGCCGCCAGCAGAATGCCGGGCAGTTCCTCGGCGGGCGCGACGCCGCCCGTGGACAGCCCCTCGGCCGGCTGGTGGCCGCCGTTGCCGGGCAGGTACTGGACGGAGCAGCCGACCAGCAGCCCGGCTGCTCCCAGCAGCGGCAGCGGCCACCACACCGGCGCCCCGTGGAAGCCGAGATCCCGGGGCAGATCCGTGTACAGCAGCTTCTGGAGCTGGTCGACCGCCTGGAGGAAGCCGTACGCGCCCGCCGACAGCAGGACGCCGAGCACCCCCGCGAGCACCAGCAGCACCGGATACCCCTTGGCCCGCAGGGGCGCGAAGGGGTCGGCCGGCCGCGCCGCGGAGGCGCCGCCTGGGGGTACGTCCGATGACACCACGTCGCCTGACACCACGTCGCCTCCACCGCGCTGTGCTCCTGCCGACTCTCGGTCGATGGTGACAGCCTGATGCCGAGATACCCGGCATTTCGCATGTCCGCGCAGGTCAGCGTGGTAGGTGTGGGCCCGTCGGGGCGCCGTGGCCGGGCGCCCTAGAGGTCGAGCAGCTCCTCGTGGAAGCCGCCGAAGCCGCCCTCGCGGTCGATCAGGTGGACCTCCAGGATCCAGTGGGCCCGGTGCCCGGCGCGGTCGGTGCGGCGCATGGGCCCGTCGCTGCCGGGGGCGATGTACGACTGGATCCGGTCCCCGTCGATCAGCTCGTGCGGGAACTCGCCCACCAGGTGCCCGGAGTGGGTGTGGCCGAAGGTCCAGCCCGCCGCCTCGGACAGCCGCACCACCTCGGCGTACAGCTCCTCGCCGGTGATGTCCGGCCGGGCCTCGAAGTAGCGCCGCCCGGCCGCGAAGACCTCGGGCAGGTCATCGCGCAGTCGGTGCTTGACCGGGTCGTCGCCGAGGACGAAGGTGCGCCCGAAGTCGGCCTCCCACTCCTCGAAGAGCGGGCCGAAGTCGGCGAAGACGATGTCGTCCTCCGCGAGGACGCGGTCCGGCGGGTTCTCCCGGTAGGGGAGCAGGGTGTTCGGGCCGGAGCGGATGATCCGCTTGTGCCAGTAGCGCTTCACGTCGAACATCTCGTTGGCCAGGTCGCGGACGCGGTCGCTCACCGCCCGCTCGCTCTGCCCGGGGGTGATCAGCTCGCGGCGCTCCAGCTCGGCGAACAGCTCAACGGCCTTGGCCTGCGCGTCCAGCAGCTTCTCGGCACGCGTCGTCTCCTCATGCATGGGCCCGACCCTAGGGCCGGGCCCATGCACCGGCAAACACATTTCCCGGGGCGCCCCCGGAGGCCCCGGACGCCCTCAGGCGGAGAGCCGGCGGAAGCCGCTGGCGTGGAAGACCAGCGGCGGGACGGCCGGATCGGCGTCCAGCTCGTGCACCCGCAGCAGCACGATGTCGTGGTCGCCCGCCCGGATCACCTGCTCGACGCTGCAGTCCAGCCACGCGCCGGCGTCCTCCAGCAGGACCGCGCCGTCGGCGGTGGCGCGCCAGTCCAGCGACGCGAACCGGTCCGGGCCGCGCCCGGCCAGCTGTCGGCAGGCCCGCTCCTGGTGCGCGCCGAGGACGCTGACGCCCAGCCGTCCGCGGCCGCGCAGCACCGGCCAGGTGGACGAGGTGTGCGCGACGCAGACCGAGACCAGCGGCGGATCGAGCGACACCGAGGTGAAGGAGCTGGCGGCGATGCCGACCGGTCTGCCGTCGACCAGCGCGGCGACCGCGGTCACCCCGGTCGGGAAGGCGCCGAAGACGCGCCGCAGCTGCTCCGGGTGCAGGGCCTGGTCGACGCTCATGAGACCACCCGGACCGGTTCGGCGCCCAGGCTCGCCGCCACCTGCGGCCGTGCCGCTGTCAGCCACTTCTCCAGCTCCTCGGAGGCGGTGTAGTCCGCGTCCAGCAGGAACAGGCCCCGGGTCGGAACGGTGGCGCCCAGCTCCACCAGCACGGGCTTGAGCTGCAGCTCGGCCGCCAGCGAGTGCCGCCAGTGCGCGCCCAGCAGCAGCGGCACGGCGGTCACCCCGGCCAGCGAGCCGGAGCCGAGGCCGTCCAGGAACAGCTTCAGCAGCCCGGTGTAGGACGCCTTGTAGGTGGGGCTGGCGACCACCAGCAGGCTCGCGCCCTGGACCTCGGCGGCGGCCTCGGCCACCCGCGGGTCCTGCGGGTCGAACAGGGCCGGCCCGAGGTCGGCCAGCTCCACGGTGCGGTCGGGTTGACGGTCCGTCAGTCTCCCGGCGACCAGCTCGGCCGCCTCCCGGGTGCGGGACTGCGGCCTGGGGTTGCCGACGAGGACGACGACGCTCACGGGGTGCTCCTTCGGTGCGGTTTCACGGCGTGCGGACGGCGGTGGTGCGGGCGGACGCCGGTCGGGGTCCGGCCTCCTGCGGGGCCTCCGGATGGGCGGAGGCGGAGGCGGCGTCGGTGTCGGTGTCGGAGCGGGCGGTGTCGGTGTCGGAGCGGGCGGTGTCGGTGTCGGCGGGGTCGACCGGGGCCCAGGGCCACGGCGGGTCGGGGATGTCGCGGCGCAGCACCGGGGCGACGGCGGACTGGAACAGCTCCAGCGAGTCGCGGTGCTGCGCGGTGGTCAGCCCGCCCGGCTCGGCGTGCAGGTGCAGCACGCTGTGGCCGAACTGCTCGTGGTAGCGGTGCACCTTGTCGATGATCTGCTCCGGGCTGCCGATCAGGGCGGAGCTGCGTTCGACGAAGTCCTCCAGGGTGGCGAACACCGGCTCCAGGCCCTGCCGCCGGTGGAAGCCCAGGTAGCCCTCGAAGACCGGCCGGTAGTCGGCGAGGGCCTGCTGCGAGGTCGGCGCGGCGTAGAAGCCGGCCGTGCCCGCGCCCACCGCGGCCTGCGCCGGGTCGTGCCCGTAGTGCTCCCAGCGCTCGCGGTAGTAGCGGACGAGGGCGGCGTAGGGCTCGATCGTGTTGGTCACGTTGGCGGAGAACAGCGGATCGCCGTAGCGGGCGGCCAGGTCCACCGACTCGCGACTGGTGGCGCTGCCGTGCCAGACCCGGACCGGCCGCTGGTACGGCCGGGGCCAGACCTCCGCGTCCAGCAGCGCCGGACGGAACTTCGGCGAGGCGGTGACCTTGTCGTTGCGCCAGATCTCCCGGAACAGCTGGTACGACTCGGCGTTGCGGTCCCACTGGTCCTCGGGGGTGACCTGGAACAGTTCGCGCTGGGCGGTGCCGTTGCCCTTGCCGATGATCAGCTCCAGCCGGCCGCCGGAGAGGTGGTCCAGGGTGGCGTAGTCCTCGTAGGCGCGGACCGGGTCCAGCAGGCTCAGCGTGGTGACCGCGGTGAACAGCCTGATCCGCCGGGTGAGCGCGGCGACATGGCTGAGGACGACGGTGGGGGAGGAGGAGATGAACGGGCGCTCGTGCCGCTCGCCGACGCCGAACCCGTCGAAGCCCAGCTGCTCGGCGAGCAGCGCGCTGTCGACCACCTGCCGGAAGCGCTCCTGGGTGGACGGCTGGACGCCGGTGACCGGGTCGGGCGCGTGCACGATCAGGGTGATGGCGATGAACTTCATGCCGCTGCCCCCGGTATCCCGTGGATGCCGGTCACGGCGGCTGCGCCCGGCGGCGGCAACGGTGGTGCGGTGCGGTGCGGTTGGGGCATGGGAGGTCGCTTCCTGCTCGGGCGGAGGGGGGTGCCACCGGGGCTGCGGGCATGCCGGACGGAACCTG
Proteins encoded in this window:
- a CDS encoding NADPH-dependent FMN reductase gives rise to the protein MSVVVLVGNPRPQSRTREAAELVAGRLTDRQPDRTVELADLGPALFDPQDPRVAEAAAEVQGASLLVVASPTYKASYTGLLKLFLDGLGSGSLAGVTAVPLLLGAHWRHSLAAELQLKPVLVELGATVPTRGLFLLDADYTASEELEKWLTAARPQVAASLGAEPVRVVS
- a CDS encoding polysaccharide deacetylase family protein, which encodes MAEIRMGGGRTRRSAELAEADRAYADVLADPGGGAGLTGGQVSRRVMLSVAGVTLLSGCGGGGTAVKAGASTAPIAVVRSSPSSPSAPPAPSAGAKVPTPRPSKPVPHRAPIPVQSKPQYYVDAGPKVIALTLDDGPSQYTAQILEILREHRITATFCMLGQQIAQYAGIVKEVAAAGHRITNHTWDHADQTKLSLKAVTDEIDRTNQAMADVGITATMYRAPYGAWNHTVFEAAASAGLRPLDWSVDPRDWARPGVSSIVRSVMSHTHTGSIILDHDGGGDRSQTVAAMRIWLPRLLAAGYTFTTP
- a CDS encoding polysaccharide deacetylase family protein; this encodes MWTAGIAWDGAGYQIACLHADGRAVPASRFRANDITGMVAHLHAVCGTGVTCVVDSTNGLLDGPLRDAGLRVLRADPWELPARPAGGSVPAHLLARRGAAAEGRLAETDTRSGSLKGRDLDDMYRTSATIAEALAREGRCLKRGPAHLRQVALTFDDGPGGADTGRILDVLRDYGVPATFFCVGLHAQAEPATVARIADEGHAIGNHTWSHPFLPDLTRDEVLFQLDATARAIADVTGQQPTLVRPPYGAQTPDSMAWVADHGLTTVLWGQDTNDWSQPGAEAIRANALTGIGNGSVVLMHDAGGDRSQTVAALPGVIEALLADGYSLVTVDQMLTGGA
- a CDS encoding metallophosphoesterase; translated protein: MTNSSTSGPCGALLATSDLHISYPENRDIVRELRPRTPQDWLIVAGDIGEVVEEIEWTLGLLSERFAAVVWAPGNHELWTHPSDRVTLRGVERYQHLVQICRRLGVHTPEDPYPLWPGPDGPVRIAPLFIGYDYTFRPAGTATKEEALARAHETGVVCSDEYLLHPDPYPSREAWCAARVAATEQRLAACDPAVPTVLANHYPLVRQPTDVLYYPEFAQWCGTTATADWHTRFNVAAVVYGHLHIPRVTHYDGVRFEEVSVGYPREWRRRGDRAPSGLRQILPEATTR
- a CDS encoding chloride channel protein; translated protein: MVSGDVVSSDVPPGGASAARPADPFAPLRAKGYPVLLVLAGVLGVLLSAGAYGFLQAVDQLQKLLYTDLPRDLGFHGAPVWWPLPLLGAAGLLVGCSVQYLPGNGGHQPAEGLSTGGVAPAEELPGILLAALASLCLGAVIGPEAPLIALGGGLAVYAVRLIRPGTDAKVQAVVGAAGSFAAVSALLGSPLIGAFLLMEASGLGGATLGIVLLPGLLAAGLGDLVFIGLGSWTGLGAGTLSIPKLPEIGHPNVAQFGWALVIGVAAAFVGTGVRRLALLVQPRVNRRRLLLTPLAGLAVAGLAIAYAEGSGMSSSEVLFSGQSALPHLLLHQADYTVGALALLLACKWLGYAASLAAFRGGPIFPALFLGATGGILLAHLPGLPVIAGAAMGMGALSVALLRLPMTAVLLATLLLGSDGVTVMPLVIVAVVVCQVTASRLTPPPTRAASAAPAAAAA
- a CDS encoding LLM class flavin-dependent oxidoreductase; its protein translation is MKFIAITLIVHAPDPVTGVQPSTQERFRQVVDSALLAEQLGFDGFGVGERHERPFISSSPTVVLSHVAALTRRIRLFTAVTTLSLLDPVRAYEDYATLDHLSGGRLELIIGKGNGTAQRELFQVTPEDQWDRNAESYQLFREIWRNDKVTASPKFRPALLDAEVWPRPYQRPVRVWHGSATSRESVDLAARYGDPLFSANVTNTIEPYAALVRYYRERWEHYGHDPAQAAVGAGTAGFYAAPTSQQALADYRPVFEGYLGFHRRQGLEPVFATLEDFVERSSALIGSPEQIIDKVHRYHEQFGHSVLHLHAEPGGLTTAQHRDSLELFQSAVAPVLRRDIPDPPWPWAPVDPADTDTARSDTDTARSDTDTDAASASAHPEAPQEAGPRPASARTTAVRTP
- a CDS encoding SpoIIE family protein phosphatase, producing MTRSFNPGEVLLMYTDGLVERRGEDIDASLARLARTQLSVTEDLETLLDALVSQLVTEEPEDDIAVLAARTHPGSRTERPTPAVRLLSQSFLYVRQPTHPRQRPTDQMTGTSERYRHTPRASGGETDTGTATWQKSGWAADGPDAAPNSPRRTARTRTCWPTRAAARG
- a CDS encoding flavin reductase family protein, with translation MSVDQALHPEQLRRVFGAFPTGVTAVAALVDGRPVGIAASSFTSVSLDPPLVSVCVAHTSSTWPVLRGRGRLGVSVLGAHQERACRQLAGRGPDRFASLDWRATADGAVLLEDAGAWLDCSVEQVIRAGDHDIVLLRVHELDADPAVPPLVFHASGFRRLSA
- a CDS encoding M24 family metallopeptidase — protein: MHEETTRAEKLLDAQAKAVELFAELERRELITPGQSERAVSDRVRDLANEMFDVKRYWHKRIIRSGPNTLLPYRENPPDRVLAEDDIVFADFGPLFEEWEADFGRTFVLGDDPVKHRLRDDLPEVFAAGRRYFEARPDITGEELYAEVVRLSEAAGWTFGHTHSGHLVGEFPHELIDGDRIQSYIAPGSDGPMRRTDRAGHRAHWILEVHLIDREGGFGGFHEELLDL